A genome region from Hoplias malabaricus isolate fHopMal1 chromosome 8, fHopMal1.hap1, whole genome shotgun sequence includes the following:
- the LOC136706177 gene encoding uncharacterized protein → MDVTFALRRKEMIRDKPAISQVVHRWPALFTESQVYCEFTRVVGKNLKEQFFDALDEFSPRLMDLFRKKKGLAGQLLADLLRQTKTTEPADIRCLCLRGLPIILGDDPSTFFKTSFDVTDKDSYSQTSVGLLCVDQEHPQVNPSKVGIILKGTVVMDDPANLPQATCLLFGLIYALHLDYPKGMKNTFCFIQQVMLNLGSRELPPKIQTLRNQLAN, encoded by the exons ATGGATGTAACTTTTGCTCTTCGGAGAAAAGAAATGATCAGAGACAAGCCTGCCATCAGCCAAGTGGTACATCGCTGGCCAGCACTTTTTACAGAAAGCCAG gTATATTGCGAGTTCACCAGAGTGGTAGGAAAAAATCTCAAAGAACAGTTCTTTGATGCCCTTGACGAGTTCTCTCCAAGGCTGATGGACCTCTTCAGAAAGAAGAAAGGACTTGCTGGTCAGCTTTTGGCTGACCTTTTACGACAGACAAAG ACCACTGAGCCTGCAGACATCAGATGCCTTTGTCTTCGGGGCTTGCCAATCATCTTGGGGGATGATCCCTCTACCTTCTTCAAGACATCCTTT GATGTAACTGACAAGGACTCATACAGCCAAACTTCAGTGGGACTCCTCTGTGTTGATCAGGAACACCCTCAAGTAAACCCATCCAAAGTGGGGATCATCTTGAAAGGCACTGTGGTGATGGATGACCCGGCCAATTTACCCCAGGCCACCTGTCTTCTGTTTGGTCTCATCTATGCTCTTCACCTGGACTACCCTAAGGGcatgaaaaacactttctgctttATTCAGCAGGTAATGCTCAACCTGGGTAGTCGTGAACTGCCACCCAAAATTCAAACTTTAAGAAATCAGCTTGCTAACTGA